CTCCAGCTGACGGTGATCCCCGGACTCTCCCGCCGGGGGACCACCCGCTCGATCATCGAAGGCGTCCGCATCCACGCCGACGAGCGCGGCAGCGGACTCGGAACACAGCTCATCGAATGGGCCGTCGAGGAGTCCCGCCGCCAGGAGTGCGGACTGGTCCAGCTGACCTCCGATGTCACGCGTACCGACGCCCACCGCTTCTACGAGCGGCTCGGCTTCGAGGCCTCCCACGTGGGCTTCAAGAAGAACCTCTGAGGCCACCCGGCGGACGGACAGCGCGCCGGCCGGCGACCCGGCGCGCTGTTTCACGTGAAACACGAGGTGGAGACCGCAGAGGCAACCACCAGGCGGACGGCTCAGAGGCCGCGCCAGCCTGCCTCGTCCACCCCGCCCGGCACCGCGTCCCCCGGCTCGTACGGCTCCCGGGTGAAGACGAAGGACCCCAGGTCGAGGTGGCTCACGCTGCCGTCGGGGCGCCGCACCACCCGGAGCGTCTCCCCCTCGTAGTAGCCGTTGAGGCCGACCCAACCGCCCTCGGGCAGCGCACGGAAGCGAGCCCGCCGCCCGGCTCCCCTCAACGGCTCCAGCACCACGGAACGCTCGGGCCCGAGCCGGAGCCCGTAGGAGTACGTGCCCCAGTACCAGGGCCCCGTCAGGGAGAGCAGCTCCTCATCGGCCTCGGCCTCCGGAAGGGGGCGCCAGGGCTCCGGGAACTTGGGCTCGGCGTCCGCCACGATCCGCACGAGATCGGCCGCCACGGCTGCTGTCAGCGGGCCGGACGTGGCATTGGCGAGAGCGATCCCCGCCAGTCCGTCCTCCACGCTCACCCACAGACAGGCGACGAAGCCCGGCAGCGAGCCGGTGTGCCCGATCAGGGTCCGGCCGTCCCTGCGCAGCAACTGGAGACCGAGCCCGTAACTCCCCTCCCAGTCACCCTCACCGGCGGGGGAGGCCGGAGCCCGCATCTCCTCCACGGAGGCCGCCACAAGCACCTGCTCGTCGCCCGCCGTGAGGAACACGGCAAACCGGCCGAGGTCCGCTGCCGTCGACCACAGCTGTCCGGCCGGCGCCATCAGCCCCAGGTCCTCGGACGGCTCGGGCAGCATCACATCGGCCCAGGGATGCACCGCCCAGCCACCCGTGTGCGGGGCGACCGGGTCGAGCGTCGTACGGCTCATCCCCAACGGCTCCAGGATCTCGCGCCGCAGCACCTCCTCCCAGGAGACCCCGCGCAGCTCCTCGACGAGCGCACCGAGCAGGGTGTAGCCGGGGTTGGAGTAGTGAAAGCCGCGCCCCGGGGTCCGGAGGGAGGGCCGCTCCCCCAGGACGTCGGAGAGCTCCGGCCGCAGCGTGGCGGAGGACCGTTCCCACCACTGGCCGGGTGTCTCGGCCGCGAGGCCACCGCTGTGGCCGAGGAGCTGAGCGATCGTCACCTCGCCGACGCTCGTCCCCTTGAGGTGGCGCTCCAGTGGATCGTCGAGGTCGATCAGTCCCTCGTCCCGCAGGCGCATCACCAGCACGGCGGTGAACACCTTGGTGAGGGAGCCGATCCTGAACTGCGTGTCGGCATCCGGCGCGTGCCCGTCCACGCAGCTGCGCGAACCACTCCACACCAGCGCTCCGTCACGGACCACCGCCCCGACGAAGGAGGGCGCGCGCCCTTCGGACTGGGCGACCGCCACGCGGTGCAGCAGAGCCCGCTCGGTACCGGGCAGCAAGGCGTCGAAAGATGTCGTCATGGAACCCATCCAACGTGATGTCACATCCGAAGCTTCCCGATCCGTCCCATGAACATCACCGGATCGGATCGGAAGGGAGCACGGACATGAAGGTTCTGCTGGCAGGAGCGAGCGGCGCACTGGGCCGGAGCGCCACCCGGCAGCTGACCGCCGCCGGCCACGAGGTCGCCGGGCTCGGCCGGGGCACCACGAACACGCTGCGCGCCGACCTCCTGGACGCCGACGCCGTCCTCAGCGCCGTGGACGGTCTCGCCTTCGACGTCGTCGTCCACGCGGCGACCGCGCTCAAGGGCGAGTCGATGGCACGCCACCAGAGCATGGTGCCGACCAATGCCCTGCGGACCCGGGGCACGGAGAACCTGCTCGCCGCCGCCCGCGCGACCGGCGCCCGCCGGTTCGTGGTCGAGTCGATGATGTTCGGCTACGGCTACGGCGACCACGGCACCGGCCTCGTCACCGAGGAGAACACCCCCTTCGGCCCGCGCGGCACCACCACGTGGCTGGAGCGCCACGTCGGCGCCATGCGCACCAAGGAACGCATGGCCTTCACCGCGGAAGGACTGGAGGCGATCAGCCTGCGGTTCGGCTTCTTCTACGGCTCCGGAGTCACCGACGCCGACGTGCTCCCCCTCCTGCACAAGCGCTCCCTGCCCGTGGTCGCCGACCACGGACGCGCCCTCTCCTGGGTGGACGTCGACGACGCGGCACGGGCCGTCGTCCTGGCCGTCGGGAGCGGCACCCCGGGCCAGGCCTACAACATCGTCGACCGCACCCCGCTCCCCTTCGGCACGCACGTCCAGGAGGTCGCCGCGGCCTTCGGGGCTCCCAAGCCCCTGCGGGTCCCGCTCTGGCTGCTCAAGCCGGCTCCCCTGGTCCACACCTGCATGACCAGCCAGCTGCGCCTCGACGCGAGCAAGGCCGAGCGGGAACTCGGCTGGTCGCCCACCCACGCCGACAGCCTGACGGGTGTCCGGGCCCTCGCCTCCGCCCACCCCGCTGCGGCCTGAGCGGAGCAGTGCGAGGGGAGCGGCGCGCTGTCAGTGGTGGCTGTGACCATGGCGCGTATGGAGATCTTCGAATGGGGGCCGCTGCTCAGGCTGTGGAGCGAGGAATGGCTGGAAGCACGGGCCGCGGAGGACCCGGAGGAGTTCCAGGATCTGGACGAGGACCTCGTGCAAAACCGCTGGCTGGGGTTCGCCCCGGCGGATCCGGCACGGCTCGCGGCTCTGGACGAGCGGGTCCGAGGGCTCGGGATCGAGGTGCCGCTGCCTCCGTCCTTGCGCGCGTTCCTCGAAACGACCGACGGCTGGCGGCACGCGGGCGGCTTCGTCTACCTGTTGGCGGGCGCGGAGGGCATCGGGTCATACGGAGATCCTCACGACCTGCAGCCCTTGTACGAGGAGTACCTGGACGAGGACCCGCCCGAGGAGGAGGTGCTCCTCGCCGGCATGTGGGGCCGGGCGCTCCAGCTTTCCCTCGACTCGGACATGACCGACGTGCTGCTCGACCCGGGCGACGTGGGCGCCGACGGCGAGTGGGCGGTGTATGTCCGTCACGGGTGGGGCGGTGAACGACCCAGCCGCTACGCCTCGTTCCGCGTGTTCATGGGGGACATGTACAAGGAGTTCTACCGGGCGGCGCTCACGCCGGCTTCGAGAACACCGTGACCCGGGAACGCGACGCCATGGTGGAGACGGCCCGGCTGGCCTGTCCGAGAGGTGAACTGGACGAGGCTCTCACCCTCTTCGGCGAGGCGCTGGATTTCGGCAGGCCTCGGGCCGGCCTGCTGACCTCGCAGCTCCGGGCACTGCTCGACGGGCACGGCTGGGTGCCGGTCGACCCGCGCATGGACGATCCGCTGTACGCGGGCGAGGTGCTGCCCCTGAAGGTGCGCGACCATCTGCGCGACCGCCACGGGCACGACGACTCCGTACTGGGCCCCGCGACCGAGGAGTACGCGGAGGACAGGGAGCGGGCCAGAGCCGTTCTGGAGCAGCTGAGGCAGCGCACCTACGAGTACACCTCACCGGGCCCCTTCGGGCTCGCGGTCACCGAGGCCAGGGAGCTGGCGCGCTGGGGCGACACGGACGGCGCCTGGCGGGTCCTCGCGGCGGCGGTCCCGCGGTGGGAGCCGTACACGGTGGACCACGTGGCGCCGTTCGGCCTGCTGGCGGATCCGCTGCTCGGGCCGGTCATCACACCGGAGCGGGGCCGGCAGTTGCTGACCACACCCCGGGCGCCGGTCAGGGCGCGGCGGCGCCCGCGCCCATCGCTGAGGCAGAGCCGGGGACAGGGACGGGGACGGGGACAGCGCGCGACGGGCTCGGGTGGCTGACACGTGCAGGCCTCACGAGCGGACTGCGCCGGGACCCGTACCGGTTCGTCCTGGTGGAAGGCGTACCCCCTGAAGAGCTGGCCGAGCGGTTCGGCACGGGACCCATGGAGCCGGTGGCGAGCGAGACCGACCTCTGGCGGCTGGAGGCCGCGGCCCGGCGAAAGCGCGCCTTCCCCAGGGCGCGGATCGGCGCCCTGAACGGCTGGAGCTTCGCCTTCGAGTCGGCCCACTGGCTCGGCTTCGACCCGGCCCGCCTGATCGCCCCCGGCCCCGATCTGTCGCACGGCACCCGCGCCCTCACTGTCTGGTGGGAGCCGGGCCTCTTCCACTTCGCGTGCGCCGAGGACGGCGAGCAGCGGTACGTCTTCACGGTCCATGAGACCGACCGGCACCGGACCGGCATCCTCCCCGCCGCGCTCGACCCCGACCGGCTGTTCCCGGACCCCTTCGGGCCCGCCGTCGACCGCTCGGACGAGGGCCACGCCCTGGACGCGATCGCGGAGGCGTACGGCGTCTCGCTGCCCCGGTTCGCCCTCGACCAAGGCAGACTGCACACGATCCCGACCCGGCAGTGGACCAGACCGCCGGAGCCGCCGGAGCCCGGGACGCCGCCGTATCTGACGTTCACGCGCACGCGCAGGTAGGCGGGCGGCCTGTGGGGTCTCGTACTCGGCTTCATACGGCGCGGCTGCGAGCGTGGGTATCGGGCGGGTGTTCCACGGTCGGCCATGCGCGGTCGTCCACCGTCAGGATTGGCTCGCCCAGCACGGTCGCCGGGGTTGTGCCGATGAACTCCATGACGTCCCGATGCAGATGGGACTGGTCGTAGTCGCCGCCGTCCGCCGCGACTCGGGCTGCGCCTTCACCCGCGACACGTCGTCGAGGGACACCAGGGAACCGGCCAGATCGGCCGGAGAGGCGCCCAGAACCGCACCTGCGATCACTGGGGACAGGCGCACCTGCACGCACCGCATTCCGCGCGGGATACCAGGTCCCGCAAGAACTCGTCGACGAACTGCGCGGCATGACCTACCGCGCGCTCACCGCGGCGATGCAGGCGTCCATCGCCTATCTGAACCAGCGTGCGCTCCCGGATCGGCTGATGGCCCTCGGCAAGCCATTGCAGGTGATCTTCGGCGACCAGGACCGCAGATGGCGCCCCTCGTCCGCAGCCGACTACCACGTCGTTCCGGGCGCGAGAGTCGAGTTGCTGCCCGGTGCCGGCCACACACCCATCCTGGAGGATCCGCCGCGGACCGCCGCGCTCCTCCTGTCCTTCGCCGAGATCTGAGAGCCCACGCGGCCTCCGGTCAGGTCTGGGCCATGTCCACGAAGCGCGAGTAGTGGCCCTGGAAGGCCACGGTGATCGTGGCCGTCGGGCCGTTACGGTGCTTGCCCACGATGATGTCCGCCTCGCCGGCCCGCGGGGACTCCTTCTCGTAGGCGTCCTCGCGGTGCAGCAGGATCACCATGTCGGCGTCCTGCTCGATCGAGCCGGATTCACGCAGGTCGGAGACCATCGGCTTCTTGTCGGTGCGCTGCTCGGGACCACGGTTCAGCTGGGAGAGCGCGATCACTGGCAGCTCCAGCTCCTTGGCGAGGAGCTTGAGGTTTCGCGACATGTCGGAGACTTCCTGCTGACGGCTCTCCTGCCGCTTGGAGCCGCCCGACTGCATCAGCTGGAGGTAGTCGATGATCACGAGCTTGAGGCCGTTGCGCTGCTTGAGGCGGCGACACTTCGCCCGGATCTCCATCATCGACAGGTTCGGGGAGTCGTCGATGTACAGGGGCGCCTGGGAGACGTCCGGCATGCGGCGGGCGAGCCGCGTCCAGTCCTCGTCGGTCATCGTGCCGGAGCGCATGTGGTGGAGCGCGACCCGGGCCTCCGCCGAGAGCAGGCGCATCGCGATCTCGTTGCGGCCCATTTCGAGGGAGAAGATGACGCTGGGCAGGTTGTGCTTGATGGAGGCCGCCCGGGCGAAGTCCAGGGCGAGGGTCGACTTACCCATGGCGGGACGGGCCGCGATGATGATCATCTGGCCGGGGTGCAGTCCGTTGGTGAGCGAGTCGAGGTCGGTGAAGCCGGTCGGCACACCGGTCATCTCACCGCTGCGGGAGCCGATCGCCTCGATCTCGTCGAGGGCCCCCTCCATGATGTCGCCGAGCGGCAGGTAGTCCTCGGTGGTGCGCTGCTCGGTGACCGCGTAGATCTCGGCCTGCGCCGAGTTCACGATCTCGTCGACGTCTCCGTCGGCCGCGTAGCCCATCTGCGTGATCTTGGTGCCGGCCTCCACGAGGCGGCGCAGGACGGCGCGCTCGTGGACGATCTCGGCGTAGTACGAGGCGTTGGCCGCAGTCGGTACCGACTGGACCAGGGTGTGGAGGTAGGAGGCGCCGCCGACACGGGTGATCTCGCCGCGCTTGGTGAGTTCGGCGCCGACCGTGATGGGGTCGGCCGGCTCGCCCTTGGCGTAGAGGTCGAGGATCGCGGCGTAGACGGTCTCGTGGGCGGGCTTGTAGAAGTCGTTGCCCTTGATGATCTCCACGACGTCCGCGATCGCGTCCTTGGAGAGCAGCATGCCGCCCAGGACGGACTGCTCGGCGTCGAGATCCTGCGGGGGAACTCGTTCGAAACCGGAGAGTCCGCCGTCCCACGGGCCGTCGTTGCCGCGCTCTTGCTGGTCGTCCCGCCCGCGGCCCCGGCCGCGTCCTTCTCCTCGGGTACGGGTGGGCAGCCGGTCGCTCGGTCCGCTGTCGGCCCAGGGGTCGTCCATGGGCTCGGGAACGCTCACCAAGCACCTCCTCCCGTCCGCTCCGCGGACCTCGCCGTGCCACTCTTTCTTACGCCACGGCCTTGATCAACGAGTGGCTTTGCGACCGCTGCTGGCGCGTCGGGTGCCGGACCACGGTAGGCCCGCGAGGAGCGTCAGCCAATCTGGTTATCCACAGGGCCTGTGGGTGAACGGCCAGATGCTGTGGAGAACTCCCCGGATCCTGTGCACGGAGCGGGGGACAGCCATGTGGACAAACTCATAGCACCCCCATCCTCACCCACCTGACCTGCACCTTTTCCATCCACGGCCTGTGGGGGAGAAAAAGTTCTCCCCCTGGACCAAGATCAGAACAAACGGCCCACACCCGAAGCCCCGCGCCATCGTAAAGTAATGGTCTCTGGCTCATTGCATCTCTTACCTGTGGAAGATTAGATTGACCCCATGATCCAGGCCCCCGCGACCTCCAAGGCCGTCCGTCGGCAGCACGACCGCGAGATCGTCTCCCTCGCCCTGCCGGCCTTCGGCGCTCTCGTCGCCGAGCCGCTGTTCCTGATGGTCGACAGCGCCATCGTCGGCCACCTCGGCACCCCCCAGCTCGCGGGTCTCGCGATCGCCGGCGTTCTGCTGTCCACCGCCGTCAGCGTCTTCGTCTTCCTCGCCTATGCGACCACGGCGGCCGTCGCCCGGCGCGTCGGCTCGGGCGACCTCCAGGCCGCCATCCGGCAGGGCATGGACGGCATCTGGCTCGCCCTCCTCCTCGGCGCCGCCGTTGTCGCCCTGACCCTGCCCACGGCGCCTTGGCTCGTCGACGTCTTCGGCGCCTCCGACACGGCCACCCCCTACGCCGTGACCTATCTACGGATCTCCAGCCTCGGCATCCCGGCCATGCTGGTCGTCCTGGCCGCCACCGGCGTCCTGCGCGGCCTCCAGGACACCCGTACGCCGCTCTACGTGGCCATCGGCGGCTTCGCCGTGAACGGGGCGCTCAACATCGGACTGGTCTACGGCGCCGGCCTGGGGATCGCCGGATCGGCCTGGGGCACGGTCATCGCCCAGTGCGGCATGGCCGCCGCCTACCTCGTCGTGGTCGTACGGGGTGCCCGGCGCCACGGCGCCTCCCTCCGCCCCGACGCCACCGGCATCCGGGCCTCCGCCCAGGCGGGCGTCCCCCTCCTGGTCCGTACGCTCTCGCTCCGCGCCGTCCTGATGATCGCCACCGCCGTCGCGGCCCGCATGGGTGACGCGGAGGTCGCCGCCCACCAGATCATCCTGTCCCTGTGGAGCCTGATGGCTTTCGCCCTCGACGCGATCGCCATCGCGGGTCAGGCCATCATCGGCCGCTATCTCGGCGCGAACGACGCCGACGGCGCACGCCAGGTCTGCCGCCGCATGGTCCAGTGGGGCGTGCTCTCCGGCGTGGTGCTCGGCGCGCTCCTCATCGTCGCCCGCCCCTTGTTCATCCCGCTCTTCACCGGCGACACCACCGTCCAGGACACCCTGCTCCCCGCCCTGCTGGTGGTCGCGCTGTCCCAGCCGATCTCCGGTGTCGTCTTCGTCCTCGACGGAGTCCTCATGGGCGCGGGGGACGGTCCCTATCTGGCCTGGGCCATGCTGCTGACCCTCGCGGCCTTCGCCCCGGTCGCCCTGCTCGTTCCGGCCCTCGGTGGCGGCCTGACCGCCCTCTGGTGGGCGATGACCCTGATGATGACGGTCCGGATGATGACGCTCTGGCTGCGCGCACGCTCCGGGCGCTGGATCGTCACAGGCGCCACACGCTGAACGTTTCACGTGAAACGGCGGAAGGGCCGCACCCCGAGGGGTGCGGCCCTTCCTCACTGCTGAGCGCAGAGCGCCAGCGGCAGCGTTACGCGGCGACGATCTCGACGCCGAGCTTCGCGGCAACGTCGGCGTGCAGACGCACGGACACCTGGTGCGAGCCCAGGGTCTTGATCGGCGAACCGAGCTCGACGCGACGCTTGTCGACGTCGGGGCCACCCGCGGTCTTGATCGCCGAGGCGATGTCGGCCGGGGTCACGGAGCCGAAGAGGCGGCCGGCGTCGCCGGAGCGAACGGCCAGGCGCACCTTCGTGCCCTCGAGCTGGGCCTTGATCTCGTTGGCCTGCTCGATGGTCGCGATCTCGTGGATCTTGCGGGCGCGGCGGATCTGCGCCACGTCCTTCTCGCCACCCTTGGTCCAGCGGATCGCGAAACCACGCGGGACCAGGTAGTTGCGAGCGTAGCCGTCCTTGACGTCGACGACGTCGCCGGCGGTGCCGAGGCCAGAGACCTCGTGGGTCAGGATGATCTTCATTTTTCGGTCACCCTTTCCTTATCGCGCTGTGGACGTGTAGGGCAGCAGCGCCATCTCACGGCTGTTCTTGACGGCCGTGGCGACGTCACGCTGGTGCTGCGTGCAGTTGCCGGTGACGCGGCGGGCACGGATCTTGCCACGGTCGGAAATGAACTTCCGCAGCATGTTCGTGTCCTTGTAGTCCACGTACGCGGTCTTGTCCTTGCAGAACGCGCAGACCTTCTTCTTAGGCTTGCGCACAGGCGGCTTCGCCATGGTGTTTCTCCTGTGTGATCAAGAAGTGGGGATACGAGCTGCTTCGAGGGCGTGTGCCCTAGAAGGGAGGCTCGTCCGAGTAGCCGCCGCCGGAGTTCCCACCCCAGCCGCCGCCTCCGCCGCCCTGCTGGCCGCCGGAACCGCCGGAACCGCCAGAAGGAGCACCGGTCGCCCACGGGTCGTCGGCGGGAGCACCGCCGCCACCCTGCGGGGCACCGCCGCCGGAGTTTCCACCCCAGCTGCCGCCACCCTGCTGCTGGCCACCGCCGCCGTAGCCGCCCTGACCACCGCGACCAGTGGTCTTGGTGACCTTGGCCGTGGCGTTCTTGAGGCTGGGGCCGACTTCCTCGACGTCCAGCTCGTAGACCGTGCGCTTGACGCCCTCACGGTCCTCATAGGACCGCTGCTTCAGCCGGCCCTGCACGACGACGCGCATGCCTCGCTGAAGCGACTCGGCGACGTTCTCCGCCGCCTGACGCCAGACCGAGCAGGTGAGGAAGAGGCTTTCGCCGTCCTTCCACTCGTTGGTCTGACGGTCGAAGGTGCGGGGGGTGGACGCGATACGGAACTTCGCGACCGCCGCACCGGACGGGGTGAAGCGCAGCTCGGGGTCGTCGACAAGATTGCCGACGACCGTGATGACGGTCTCGCCTGCCATGGGGGAACCTCTCGGCGGGATTGCTTCTGGCTGCTTGTAGCTACTCGAACCCGATGACCTCTGAGCTAGAAGCTCAGTGGGTCTCGGGGCGGAGGACCTTGGTCCGGAGGACCGACTCGTTCAGGTTCATCTGGCGGTCGAGCTCCTTGACGACCGCAGGCTCGGCCTGCAGGTCGATGACCGAGTAGATGCCCTCGGGCTTCTTCTTGATCTCGTACGAGAGACGACGACGGCCCCAGGTGTCGACCTTCTCGACCTTTCCGTTGCCCTCACGGACGACGGAGAGGAAGTTCTCGATCAGGGGGGCGACAGCGCGCTCCTCCAGATCGGGGTCGAGGATGACCATCACCTCGTAGTGACGCATGTGGAACCCACCTCCTTTGGACTCAGCGGCCACGGTCGTTCCGTGGCAGGAGGGTCGTGATGCGTAAACAACGGTATCCGCCACCACTGACAATCCCCCTCGACGAACGAGGGGCACTGTCGAGATCCAGGACGGACCCAGGGCAGACACCGGTGCAGACCGTACAGAGTACCTGCACATCGGCCTGCGGTTGAAATTCACCGGTGAGGGGACGCAATCTGTACACATCGGATGTCGGCGGCGCTAAGATGCGCCGCCGTCCGGCAGGCACGCCAGGAGGTGCCCCCATGGCACAGGCAATGCGACCCGACCCCGGCCATTCCCTCTTCGCGACCGACGGCAAGCCACACCCGCTCCAGGACACGCTGCTCGCCGTGACGCTGATCCTGGGCGTGCTCTCCTTCGTCACCGCCCAGTTCCACAGCCTCCACCTGCTGAGTTCCTGGTCGGGGCTGATCGGCATCCTGACCGGGGCCTACGGACAGTTCATCTCCGTGACGACCCGCGAGCGCTTCGCACTGGTCGTCGGCCTCGGCCTGGCGGCGGTGGGCTTCTACCTCGGCATGGCGCACGGCGGTCTGTTCGGAGGCGTCATCAGCGGCTGAGTCCGGCGGCACGTCAGGGCGGGCCCAGCGGCACGTCAGGACGTACACGCCCATCCGGGGCGCTCCCCGGTCACAGTAGGCTTCGGCGCGAGAGCCGGAGCCCCTGACCGATGGGGACACACCTGCCGAGGAGCGCCCCGCATGAGCCTGACCCTGAGGACCATCAGCCGTGAGCAGCATCTGGGATTCATCCAGAGCCAGCCCGCGGCGAGCCACTGCCAGGTCCCGGCGTGGGCTGACGTGAAGACCGAGTGGCGCTCGGAGAACCTCGGTTGGTTCGACAAGAACGGCGAGCTCGTCGGTGCCGGTCTGGTGCTCTACCGTCAGCTCCCGAAGATCAAGCGCTACCTGGCCTATCTGCCCGAGGGCCCGGTCATCAACTGGCACGCGCCCAACCTCGACGACTGGCTCCAGCCGATGCTGGCGCACCTCAAGCAGCAGGGCGCGTTCTCGGTGAAGATGGGCCCGCCAGTCGTCATCCGCCGCTGGGACGCCGCCGCCATCAAGTCCGGTATCCAGGACCCGGACGTGAAGCGCCTCAAGGACGTCGAGGCCACCCACATCGAGCCGCGCGCCTTCGAGGTCGCGGACCGGCTGCGGAAGATGGGCTGGCAGCAGGCCGAGGACGGCGGCGCCGGCTTCGGCGACGTCCAGCCCCGCTACGTCTTCCAGGTCCCGCTCGCGAACCGCTCGCTCGACGACGTCCTCAAGGGCTTCAACCAGCTGTGGCGCCGCAACATCAAGAAGGCCGAGAAGGCCGGCGTCGAGGTCGTCCAGGGCGGCTACGAGGACCTGGCCGAGTGGCAGCGCCTCTACGAGATCACGGCCGTCCGCGACCACTTCCGGCCGCGCCCGCTCTCGTACTTCCAGCGCATGTGGACCGTCCTCAACAACGAGGACCCCAATCGCATGCGGCTCTACTTCGCACGCCACAACGGCGTGAACCTGTCCGCCGCGACCATGCTCGTCGTCGGTGGCCACGTCTGGTACTCCTACGGCGCCTCCGACAACATCGGCCGCGAGGTCCGGCCCTCGAACGCGATGCAGTGGCGGATGCTGCGCGACGCCTACGCGATGGGCGCGACCGTCTACGACCTGCGGGGCATCTCGGACTCGCTCGACGAGACCGACCACCTCTTCGGGCTCATCCAGTTCAAGGTGGGCACGGGCGGCGAGGCCGTCGAGTACGTCGGCGAGTGGGACTTCCCGCTGAACAAGCTGCTCCACAAGGCGCTCGACATCTACATGTCCCGCCGCTGAGCGGCGTCGCTTCGGCGACGGTTCCGTAGTCTCGTACATATCTTTGATACACCGCTGCCACCAGAAAGGTTCCGGGCCGGCCATGGCGCTCTCCCTCTACGTCGACACCGCTCGCTGGCGCGCGCACCAGAAGACCGTCATCGACCAATTCCCCGGTCTGATCCCGGTCTGCAAGGGCAACGGCTACGGCTTCGGGCACGAGCGCCTCGCCGACGAGGCCGCCCGCTTCGGCGCCGACATGCTCGCGGTCGGCACCACCTACGAAGCCGCGCGCATCAAGGACTGGTTCAGCGGCGACCTGCTGGTCCTCACCCCCTTCCGACGGGGTGAGGAACCGGTTCCGCTGCCCGACCGGGTCATCCGCTCCGTGTCCTCCGTGGACGGCGTCCACGCCCTGGTGGGCGC
The sequence above is a segment of the Streptomyces sp. NBC_01255 genome. Coding sequences within it:
- a CDS encoding lipid II:glycine glycyltransferase FemX is translated as MSLTLRTISREQHLGFIQSQPAASHCQVPAWADVKTEWRSENLGWFDKNGELVGAGLVLYRQLPKIKRYLAYLPEGPVINWHAPNLDDWLQPMLAHLKQQGAFSVKMGPPVVIRRWDAAAIKSGIQDPDVKRLKDVEATHIEPRAFEVADRLRKMGWQQAEDGGAGFGDVQPRYVFQVPLANRSLDDVLKGFNQLWRRNIKKAEKAGVEVVQGGYEDLAEWQRLYEITAVRDHFRPRPLSYFQRMWTVLNNEDPNRMRLYFARHNGVNLSAATMLVVGGHVWYSYGASDNIGREVRPSNAMQWRMLRDAYAMGATVYDLRGISDSLDETDHLFGLIQFKVGTGGEAVEYVGEWDFPLNKLLHKALDIYMSRR